In Pollutimonas sp. M17, a single genomic region encodes these proteins:
- a CDS encoding XRE family transcriptional regulator, translating into MTYKEFCRQLGKAGLSIREFAELIKMNHNSITNCAKKGEVPSHLAVISALLGEMGEQKIDFRAVLFDIEIAPKKPRGGAAKGRFGGSKQTILDLFAPEPKEVVSE; encoded by the coding sequence ATGACATACAAAGAGTTTTGTCGACAGTTGGGAAAGGCCGGGTTAAGCATTCGCGAGTTTGCCGAACTTATAAAAATGAACCATAACTCGATCACTAACTGCGCTAAGAAGGGAGAGGTTCCGTCGCACTTAGCGGTGATTTCTGCGCTACTGGGTGAGATGGGCGAGCAAAAAATAGATTTTCGCGCCGTTTTGTTCGATATCGAAATTGCTCCGAAAAAGCCGCGTGGCGGCGCTGCGAAAGGGCGTTTCGGGGGCAGCAAGCAGACAATTTTGGATTTGTTCGCACCGGAACCGAAGGAGGTTGTATCGGAATAG
- the ybeY gene encoding rRNA maturation RNase YbeY → MSPDLSLVVQYATAADQLPRWRLRRWVLHALRGIARADGPEADALRAVVLTLRLVDADEGRRLNREFRGRDYATNVLTFEYGTGPDGTASGDVVLCVPVLHSEAAEQGKPLLDHAAHLTVHGVLHALGYDHIDPDEASTMEALEVEILGKMGIADPYQA, encoded by the coding sequence ATGTCTCCTGATCTGTCCCTGGTCGTTCAGTACGCCACGGCGGCCGACCAACTGCCTCGCTGGCGCCTGCGCCGCTGGGTGCTGCACGCCCTGCGCGGCATCGCCCGCGCGGACGGCCCCGAGGCGGACGCCTTGCGCGCCGTCGTCCTGACCCTGCGCCTGGTGGACGCCGACGAAGGCCGTCGCCTGAACCGCGAGTTCCGCGGCCGGGACTATGCCACCAATGTGCTGACCTTCGAATACGGCACCGGCCCCGACGGCACGGCCAGCGGCGACGTGGTGCTGTGCGTGCCCGTTTTGCACAGCGAAGCGGCCGAGCAGGGCAAGCCGCTGCTGGATCATGCCGCCCACCTGACCGTGCACGGCGTCCTGCATGCGCTGGGCTACGACCATATCGACCCCGACGAAGCCAGCACCATGGAAGCGCTGGAAGTCGAGATACTTGGAAAAATGGGCATCGCCGACCCCTACCAGGCCTGA
- a CDS encoding PhoH family protein, whose amino-acid sequence MTRTAQGKKGPVTVKLDGDNTHLANLCGPLDENLRQIADGWNVSLSRRGDHVSITGEQAKAAAKALQWFHRRAVHKALSVDDIQLGMVELGAGRPQVSGEAPAEPAALPEIPPVDDQSLNLRTRKSDLRPRTPRQREYLNHILRHDITFGIGPAGTGKTWLAVACAIDALERETVQRLVLTRPAVEAGERLGFLPGDLVQKVDPYLRPLYDALYDLMGIERVQRLFEKQTIEIAPLAYMRGRTLNHAFVILDEAQNTTPEQMKMFLTRIGFGSKAVINGDPSQVDLPRGQASGLLHAVDVLESVQGIATTRFTSRDVVRHPLVARIVDAYEKAGDHVS is encoded by the coding sequence ATGACGCGAACCGCTCAAGGCAAAAAAGGCCCCGTCACCGTCAAGCTGGATGGCGACAACACCCATCTGGCCAATCTGTGCGGGCCGCTGGATGAAAACCTGCGCCAGATCGCCGATGGCTGGAATGTCAGCCTCAGCCGGCGCGGCGATCATGTGTCGATCACGGGCGAGCAGGCGAAAGCGGCCGCCAAGGCGCTCCAGTGGTTCCATCGGCGCGCCGTGCACAAGGCCTTGTCGGTGGACGACATCCAGTTGGGTATGGTCGAACTGGGCGCCGGGCGCCCGCAGGTATCCGGGGAAGCCCCCGCCGAGCCGGCCGCCCTTCCGGAAATCCCCCCGGTCGACGATCAGAGCCTGAACCTGCGCACGCGGAAATCCGACCTGCGCCCGCGCACGCCGCGCCAGCGCGAATACCTGAACCATATTTTGCGGCACGACATCACCTTCGGCATCGGCCCCGCCGGCACGGGCAAGACCTGGCTGGCCGTGGCCTGCGCCATCGATGCGCTGGAGCGCGAAACCGTCCAGCGCCTGGTGCTGACGCGCCCCGCCGTGGAAGCGGGCGAGCGGCTGGGCTTTCTGCCGGGCGACCTGGTGCAGAAGGTGGATCCTTACCTGCGCCCGCTCTACGATGCGCTCTACGACCTGATGGGCATCGAGCGCGTGCAGCGCCTGTTCGAGAAGCAGACCATAGAGATCGCGCCGCTGGCCTATATGCGCGGGCGCACGCTGAACCATGCCTTCGTCATCCTGGACGAGGCGCAGAACACGACTCCCGAGCAGATGAAGATGTTCCTGACCCGCATCGGCTTCGGCAGCAAGGCGGTGATCAACGGCGACCCTTCGCAGGTGGACCTGCCGCGCGGCCAGGCCAGCGGCCTGCTGCATGCGGTCGACGTCCTGGAGTCGGTGCAGGGCATCGCCACCACCCGCTTCACCAGCCGCGACGTGGTGCGCCATCCGCTGGTCGCGCGCATCGTGGATGCCTACGAAAAAGCCGGCGACCATGTCTCCTGA
- a CDS encoding class I SAM-dependent DNA methyltransferase: MGAIPQFNLQQSLDTFHDPKQQYLAMKSMARGYAEGLAEPGRLALVQVFCVSMVCGYWDTVVHAKGKQLKIKSPPFGTTGLDPIAMKLASEIGALVAQFPAADAGYLIGSVYTVMLPESMRSALGAFYTPPSLSERLIDLAVAAGFDPAKHSACDPSCGGGAFLAPVAARMLKAAPAGSPELTLRRITARLRGSEIDAFAAWMSEVLLEVTLLDLVITSGKRTSSVVNVGDSLDLDDAFGTFDLVIGNPPYGRVTLSDSLRQKFSRSLYGHANLYGVFTDLALHLCKPDGVIAYVTPTSFLGGQYFKALRALLCAQAPAHAIDIVFGRDGVFDDVLQETALTSYRKHAQPSPVVVSNVITGAHDKAEATLIGKYRLDENGGPWLLPRSEQQASFFQDLRKMETRLSDIGYGVSTGPLVWNRHKAQLKSAIKGENVYPLIWAESIASAKFVFSAAKKNHAPAIEVLDSQPHLLTKTSCVLVQRTTSKEQARRLVCAVLPTDFLVKHGAAVIENHVNAIYPTVSDPDITPETIAMLLNSVPADAAFRCISGSVAVSAYELNALPLPTLHQMKQLQILIQSQATQATIQNAIGRFYGIRE, encoded by the coding sequence ATGGGTGCGATTCCGCAATTTAATCTACAACAGTCGCTCGACACCTTTCACGACCCGAAGCAGCAGTATCTCGCCATGAAATCGATGGCCCGCGGCTATGCGGAAGGGCTTGCAGAGCCCGGTAGATTGGCATTGGTGCAAGTTTTTTGTGTTTCGATGGTATGTGGCTATTGGGATACAGTAGTTCACGCCAAAGGAAAGCAATTAAAGATTAAATCCCCTCCTTTCGGAACTACTGGGCTTGATCCCATAGCAATGAAGTTGGCTTCGGAAATTGGAGCACTTGTTGCCCAGTTTCCCGCCGCTGATGCGGGCTATCTGATCGGCAGTGTGTACACCGTGATGTTGCCGGAATCGATGCGTTCGGCCCTTGGCGCGTTTTACACACCACCTTCATTGTCAGAACGCTTGATCGACCTAGCCGTAGCAGCCGGATTCGATCCGGCCAAGCACAGCGCCTGCGATCCGTCATGTGGCGGCGGAGCATTTCTTGCCCCAGTGGCGGCCCGGATGCTAAAAGCAGCGCCCGCAGGCAGCCCGGAATTGACACTGCGGCGGATAACCGCGCGCTTGCGTGGTAGTGAAATAGACGCTTTTGCTGCGTGGATGTCTGAGGTCTTATTGGAAGTCACCTTGCTGGACTTGGTCATCACCAGCGGGAAACGGACATCGTCAGTCGTGAATGTCGGTGATTCGCTGGATTTGGATGATGCCTTCGGCACGTTTGATTTGGTGATTGGTAATCCACCCTATGGCAGGGTCACACTTTCTGATTCTTTGCGCCAAAAGTTTTCACGAAGTCTTTATGGACATGCCAATCTGTATGGTGTATTTACCGACTTGGCCTTGCATTTGTGCAAGCCCGATGGGGTTATAGCCTATGTCACGCCAACGTCGTTCCTAGGCGGACAATACTTCAAGGCATTGCGTGCCTTGCTATGTGCTCAAGCGCCTGCCCATGCCATAGATATCGTATTTGGTCGGGACGGGGTTTTTGATGATGTTTTGCAGGAAACGGCCCTGACGTCCTACCGCAAGCATGCACAGCCATCGCCCGTCGTGGTCTCGAACGTAATCACTGGCGCTCACGACAAGGCCGAAGCAACATTAATCGGAAAGTACAGACTCGATGAGAACGGTGGCCCATGGCTGTTACCGCGCTCGGAACAACAAGCATCTTTTTTCCAAGATTTGCGCAAGATGGAGACGCGGCTTTCTGATATTGGTTATGGCGTCTCCACTGGGCCGTTGGTCTGGAATCGGCATAAGGCCCAGTTAAAATCAGCAATCAAGGGTGAAAACGTCTATCCCTTGATTTGGGCGGAATCCATCGCCTCTGCAAAGTTCGTCTTTTCCGCTGCGAAGAAAAATCATGCTCCCGCTATCGAGGTGCTGGATAGTCAGCCTCATTTGCTGACCAAAACGTCGTGTGTGTTGGTTCAGCGTACGACCTCCAAAGAGCAGGCCCGACGTTTGGTATGCGCCGTTCTGCCAACAGACTTTCTGGTCAAGCACGGCGCGGCTGTCATCGAGAACCACGTCAATGCTATTTATCCAACTGTTTCCGACCCGGACATCACGCCCGAAACCATTGCAATGCTACTGAATTCCGTCCCTGCGGATGCTGCATTCCGTTGCATCAGTGGCAGCGTTGCCGTCTCTGCATATGAGCTCAATGCGCTGCCTTTGCCGACCTTGCACCAAATGAAGCAGCTCCAGATCCTGATACAAAGCCAAGCCACGCAAGCTACTATTCAGAACGCAATCGGGCGCTTTTATGGAATACGTGAATGA
- the lnt gene encoding apolipoprotein N-acyltransferase — translation MSIPTPSRHTPWHAGLALLGAVHALSFAPGPLPHWVLPFVQIFALAILAYYVFRAGTVRQAALGGFLFGAANFAVGLYWLYISMHDYGGMAAPLAGAAVLLLAAGLALFTTLATALARWLAAGHLRNFSNYRWQLLAAAIWASSWTLAEWLRGTLFTGLPWLNIGYAHVEGVLAPWAPVLGVYGLAWLAAFASGAIALLACAKDTENDAKAAVAVGLAIVSGLIGIALGHIAWSQPLGTPMMVRLVQGNVPQSEKFDPRLIEQGIATYMRLAALPPKQAADAPDLIVLPETVMPVFQDAIPAQRWRQWLDIAQTRDARILMGIPLHDRVDGGERYTNSAIAFDGGTSLDALRAGQPGMRYDKHHLVPFGEFVPPGFRWFVDAMRIPLGDFNRGAPRQDLFRIGDQFVAPDICYEDVFGEEIIQSVRPSPTYGPGASVLVNLSNLGWFGDSWALRQHLQISRMRALETARPMIRATNTGMTAAIDPNGVVRAALDPMVKGVLDVEVQGMQGLTPYVRWGNIPVLAWSALLLLLGFGLGRRRPVQA, via the coding sequence TTGAGCATTCCTACACCGAGCCGCCATACCCCCTGGCATGCCGGCCTGGCGCTGCTGGGCGCGGTCCATGCCCTGTCGTTCGCGCCCGGCCCCCTGCCTCATTGGGTACTGCCCTTCGTGCAGATCTTCGCCCTGGCCATCCTGGCCTATTACGTCTTTCGCGCCGGCACCGTCCGCCAGGCCGCGCTCGGCGGCTTCCTGTTCGGCGCCGCGAACTTCGCGGTGGGCCTTTACTGGCTTTATATCAGCATGCACGACTATGGCGGCATGGCCGCCCCGTTGGCGGGCGCCGCTGTGCTGCTGCTGGCGGCGGGCCTGGCGCTGTTCACCACGCTGGCCACCGCGCTGGCTCGCTGGCTGGCGGCCGGTCATCTGCGTAATTTCTCGAACTACCGCTGGCAATTGCTGGCGGCCGCCATCTGGGCATCGAGCTGGACGCTGGCCGAATGGCTGCGCGGCACCCTGTTTACCGGCCTGCCCTGGCTGAACATAGGCTATGCCCACGTGGAAGGGGTGCTGGCCCCCTGGGCGCCGGTGCTGGGCGTGTATGGACTGGCGTGGCTGGCCGCTTTTGCGTCGGGCGCCATCGCCCTGCTGGCTTGCGCCAAGGACACCGAGAACGACGCCAAGGCGGCGGTGGCCGTGGGCCTGGCCATCGTCAGCGGCCTGATCGGCATTGCGCTGGGCCACATCGCCTGGTCGCAACCCCTGGGCACGCCGATGATGGTGCGCCTGGTGCAGGGCAACGTCCCCCAATCGGAAAAATTCGATCCCAGGCTTATCGAACAGGGCATCGCCACCTATATGCGGCTGGCCGCCCTGCCGCCCAAGCAGGCCGCCGACGCCCCCGACCTGATCGTCCTGCCCGAGACCGTGATGCCGGTGTTCCAGGACGCCATTCCTGCGCAAAGATGGCGACAGTGGCTGGACATCGCCCAGACGCGCGATGCCCGCATCCTGATGGGCATCCCGCTGCACGACCGCGTCGACGGCGGGGAGCGCTACACCAACAGCGCCATCGCCTTCGATGGCGGGACATCGCTGGATGCGCTGCGCGCCGGACAGCCCGGCATGCGCTATGACAAGCATCATCTGGTTCCCTTCGGCGAATTCGTCCCACCCGGCTTCCGCTGGTTCGTTGACGCCATGCGCATCCCGCTGGGCGACTTCAATCGCGGGGCTCCGCGCCAGGACCTGTTCCGGATAGGCGATCAATTCGTGGCGCCCGACATCTGCTATGAAGACGTATTCGGCGAGGAAATCATCCAGTCCGTGCGCCCCAGCCCGACATACGGGCCCGGGGCCAGCGTGCTGGTCAATCTCAGCAACCTGGGCTGGTTCGGCGACTCGTGGGCATTGCGCCAGCACTTGCAGATTTCGCGCATGCGGGCCCTGGAAACGGCGCGGCCCATGATACGCGCCACCAATACCGGCATGACTGCCGCCATCGATCCGAACGGAGTTGTGCGCGCCGCACTGGACCCCATGGTCAAAGGCGTGCTGGACGTCGAAGTCCAGGGCATGCAGGGCCTGACGCCTTATGTGCGCTGGGGCAATATCCCCGTGCTGGCGTGGTCCGCGCTGCTGTTGCTGCTGGGGTTCGGCTTGGGCAGGCGCCGGCCTGTTCAAGCCTGA
- a CDS encoding FadR/GntR family transcriptional regulator, with translation MDGLTGSGKKSAKKNGTLADQVTQVLMREIRDNTFPVHSRLPSEIDMAQRFSVSRTVIREAISRLKSEGLVGSRQGSGTRVLEPNVARPFRLNIDLHDSLQAVLRVIELRRGIEGEMAALAAERCTDAQRARIRKAFNNIKKAERAGGDGVDEDVAFHTAISQASGNPLFTSLLSFLGQYVRSAIHVTRNNEARRDDFSLQVQAEHAAIMEAISKGDAEAARAAALNHVEHAAIRLQSADESFWTADVTRVARSLSMNHDERADQQ, from the coding sequence ATGGATGGCTTGACCGGATCCGGCAAAAAATCGGCAAAGAAAAACGGCACCCTGGCCGACCAGGTGACCCAGGTCTTGATGCGGGAAATCAGGGACAATACCTTTCCGGTCCATTCGCGCCTGCCCTCTGAAATCGATATGGCCCAGCGTTTCAGCGTAAGCCGGACCGTCATCCGGGAAGCGATTTCACGGCTGAAGTCCGAAGGGCTGGTGGGTTCCCGGCAGGGCAGCGGAACCCGGGTGCTCGAACCCAATGTGGCCCGGCCGTTCAGGCTGAATATCGATCTTCACGACTCCCTGCAGGCGGTATTGCGCGTCATTGAATTGCGCCGGGGCATCGAGGGCGAGATGGCCGCCCTGGCCGCCGAGCGGTGCACCGATGCGCAGCGCGCGCGCATCCGTAAAGCCTTCAACAATATCAAGAAGGCGGAGCGCGCGGGCGGGGATGGCGTGGACGAGGACGTCGCCTTCCATACGGCCATTTCGCAGGCCAGCGGCAATCCCTTGTTCACGTCGCTGTTGTCCTTTCTTGGCCAGTATGTGCGCAGCGCCATCCATGTCACGCGCAACAACGAGGCGCGCCGCGACGACTTCAGCCTTCAGGTGCAGGCCGAGCATGCCGCCATCATGGAGGCCATTTCAAAAGGGGATGCCGAGGCGGCGCGCGCGGCGGCGCTGAATCACGTCGAGCACGCGGCGATACGCCTGCAGTCGGCCGACGAATCCTTCTGGACGGCCGATGTCACCCGCGTGGCCCGCAGCCTCTCGATGAACCACGACGAGCGGGCCGATCAGCAGTAG
- a CDS encoding HlyC/CorC family transporter, whose product MPEPSSSDAEPRPAKNASKSLFGRLTAFMRPSEPEDREDIKAVLEAAHDRQVLDGESYAMISGALEVANQTVADIMVPRSKMDMLDISKPLSEVLPEIIETGHSRFPVYEDDRDNIVGILLAKDLLLSITNPAIDLRPLVRPAVFIPETKRLNVLLHDFRSSRNHLAIVVDEHGGISGLVSMEDVLEQIVGDIEDEYDEDAEKTIFQTGTNSWRAMGITEIDIFNRSFNTDLPHDDYDTLGGWLAAELGRIPRRGDSISHQGLNITVVGADAKRALWLHIKHDSADPLAPAGASE is encoded by the coding sequence ATGCCAGAACCTAGCTCATCAGACGCCGAGCCCCGCCCGGCAAAAAACGCATCGAAATCCCTGTTTGGACGGCTCACCGCATTCATGCGGCCATCGGAGCCCGAAGACCGCGAAGACATCAAGGCTGTGCTCGAAGCCGCCCACGACCGGCAGGTGCTCGACGGCGAATCCTACGCCATGATCTCCGGCGCCCTTGAAGTGGCCAACCAGACCGTGGCCGACATCATGGTGCCGCGCTCCAAGATGGATATGCTGGACATCAGCAAGCCGCTGTCCGAAGTGCTGCCGGAGATCATCGAAACCGGCCACTCGCGCTTTCCGGTCTATGAAGACGACCGTGACAACATCGTGGGCATCCTGCTGGCCAAGGACCTGCTGCTGTCCATCACCAACCCGGCCATCGACCTGCGCCCGCTCGTGCGCCCGGCCGTATTCATTCCCGAAACCAAGCGCCTGAACGTGCTGCTGCACGACTTCCGCAGCAGCCGCAATCACCTGGCCATCGTCGTCGACGAGCATGGCGGCATCTCGGGCCTGGTTTCCATGGAGGACGTCCTGGAGCAGATCGTCGGCGACATCGAGGACGAGTACGACGAGGACGCCGAGAAAACCATATTCCAGACCGGCACGAACAGCTGGCGGGCCATGGGCATTACCGAAATCGACATTTTCAACCGCAGCTTCAACACCGACCTGCCGCACGACGACTACGACACGCTGGGCGGCTGGCTGGCGGCGGAGCTGGGCCGCATCCCCCGGCGCGGAGACAGCATCAGCCATCAAGGCCTGAACATCACCGTGGTGGGAGCCGATGCCAAGCGTGCCCTGTGGCTGCACATCAAGCACGACAGCGCCGATCCGCTGGCCCCCGCCGGCGCCAGCGAGTAA
- a CDS encoding sulfite oxidase produces the protein MEKLTNAGRRRMLVSTGSVVALAGLGGPAHADTGAADPGAGGSAAKPLPGYASWKDADSMIVHSANTIETRRTAFGNSVITPIDRLFVRNNVAPPTDASMVKEPDSWTLEVSGVAKPRSFTVAELKKLGLTAVPMVLQCSGNGRAWFPHKPSGTQWTVGAAGCVIFAGVPVKAVLEAVGGMADGMVYMTSTGGEAIPQGLDPNTIRVERSVPISAIEDAILAWELNGQALPLAHGGPLRMIVPGYTGVNSIKYIKHLAFTKEQSPAKIQQTSYRWTPVGGKPSPSEDSIWEMPVKSWINYPSDPDQTIPAGRVQISGVAMGGMTAAKSIEVSVNGGKDWQKAEFVGPDLGKYAWREFVFSTDLAAGTHELACRATNEAGDTQPEERRENNRGYINNSWRDHMVVVKVA, from the coding sequence ATGGAAAAACTGACTAATGCAGGCCGTCGCCGCATGCTGGTGTCAACCGGTAGCGTTGTAGCTTTGGCTGGTTTGGGCGGTCCGGCGCACGCCGATACCGGTGCCGCGGACCCCGGCGCGGGCGGCTCGGCCGCCAAGCCCTTGCCCGGCTACGCCAGCTGGAAAGACGCCGACAGTATGATCGTTCATAGCGCGAACACGATAGAAACCCGGCGAACGGCCTTTGGAAACAGCGTCATCACGCCCATTGACCGCCTGTTCGTCCGTAATAATGTCGCGCCGCCCACCGATGCCAGCATGGTCAAAGAGCCCGACAGCTGGACGCTGGAGGTCAGCGGCGTTGCCAAGCCGCGCAGCTTCACCGTGGCCGAGCTTAAAAAGCTGGGATTGACGGCCGTACCCATGGTCCTGCAATGCTCAGGCAACGGCCGGGCCTGGTTTCCCCATAAGCCCAGCGGCACGCAATGGACGGTGGGCGCCGCCGGTTGCGTGATTTTTGCCGGCGTGCCGGTCAAGGCCGTGCTGGAAGCGGTGGGAGGCATGGCGGACGGGATGGTCTACATGACCAGCACGGGCGGCGAAGCGATTCCGCAAGGACTGGATCCCAATACCATCAGAGTCGAGCGTTCGGTGCCGATTTCGGCCATCGAGGACGCCATTCTGGCGTGGGAGCTGAACGGCCAGGCCCTGCCGCTGGCGCATGGCGGGCCCTTGCGCATGATCGTGCCCGGCTATACGGGCGTGAACTCCATCAAATACATCAAGCACCTGGCCTTCACCAAAGAACAGTCGCCGGCCAAGATACAGCAAACCAGCTATCGGTGGACACCGGTGGGCGGCAAGCCCAGCCCAAGCGAAGACTCCATCTGGGAAATGCCGGTCAAATCCTGGATCAACTATCCGTCCGACCCCGATCAAACCATTCCGGCGGGGCGTGTGCAGATCAGCGGCGTTGCCATGGGCGGGATGACCGCGGCCAAGTCCATCGAGGTCTCGGTCAATGGCGGCAAGGATTGGCAGAAGGCGGAGTTCGTGGGTCCAGATTTGGGCAAGTATGCCTGGCGTGAATTTGTCTTCAGCACCGATCTGGCCGCCGGCACGCATGAGCTGGCCTGCCGGGCCACCAACGAGGCTGGCGACACCCAGCCCGAAGAGCGCCGCGAAAACAATCGCGGCTACATCAACAACAGCTGGCGCGACCACATGGTGGTGGTCAAGGTCGCCTAA
- a CDS encoding cytochrome b codes for MNDSHYPLSVRRFHWLVFVLLTLVLILIYAHGWSPKGSAMRAVFKWAHIQFGIAILLMMIPRIMARLRGERPRIAPPPPSWQQWLARIVQFALYALLFAVPLLGIANRLWSPSDWNFLGIALPHVPVTDKAFSKQLEDIHGTLGNVLMYLAGAHAAIGLAHHFILRDSALRAMLPFWGNANTAGSAETNTNSANP; via the coding sequence ATGAACGATTCACACTATCCTTTGTCGGTCCGGCGATTCCACTGGCTTGTATTTGTTCTTCTTACCTTGGTCCTTATCCTGATCTACGCGCACGGCTGGTCCCCCAAGGGCTCGGCCATGCGCGCGGTATTCAAATGGGCTCACATCCAGTTTGGCATAGCGATTCTGCTGATGATGATCCCGCGGATTATGGCGCGTCTGCGTGGTGAACGTCCCCGCATCGCCCCGCCACCGCCCTCATGGCAGCAGTGGCTGGCCCGTATTGTGCAATTTGCGCTGTACGCCTTATTGTTTGCCGTGCCGCTGCTTGGCATCGCCAACCGCCTGTGGTCGCCCAGCGACTGGAATTTTCTCGGCATCGCGCTGCCACATGTACCAGTGACCGACAAGGCATTTTCAAAACAGCTTGAAGACATCCACGGGACGCTCGGAAATGTATTGATGTACCTGGCTGGCGCCCACGCCGCCATTGGATTGGCGCATCACTTCATACTGCGCGACAGCGCGCTACGGGCCATGCTGCCTTTCTGGGGCAACGCGAATACCGCAGGCTCTGCGGAAACCAACACAAATAGCGCAAACCCCTGA
- the miaB gene encoding tRNA (N6-isopentenyl adenosine(37)-C2)-methylthiotransferase MiaB — MQEITIKRPGTASAATPAKPSAFLLPEEPTASTQQAVESAGQISGTLLIPEEPEASTALLLPEEPTPAGQAQASKTPTAAKTRKLFIRTFGCQMNEYDSDKMADVLREDQGVEITQNPDEADIILFNTCSVREKAQEKVFSDLGRVQHLKQSNPNLIIGVGGCVASQEGEAIIKRASYVDVVFGPQTLHRLPQLIAQRRQSGRSQVDISFPEIEKFDAMPPARVEGPAAFVSIMEGCSKYCSFCVVPYTRGAEVSRPFDDVLMEVADLADQGVKEVTLLGQNVNAYRGPMGDGPEIADFAMLLEYVHEIPGIERIRYTTSHPKEMTSRLIEAHGSLPKLVPFLHLPVQAGSDTILAAMKRGYTTLEFKSIVRRLRAVRPDMTLSSDFIVGFPGETEAEFQKTLDLIRHVGFDQSFSFVYSRRPGTPAADLDDDTPKEVKLERLHRLQALINEQANAISQSMVGGIQRILVEKPSRRDPNELSGRTENNRIVNFVGQPRLIGQMVDVRITHTMTNSLKGEIVISGERA; from the coding sequence ATGCAAGAAATCACCATCAAGCGGCCTGGCACCGCCTCTGCGGCCACGCCTGCAAAGCCATCCGCCTTCCTGTTGCCCGAAGAGCCTACAGCGTCCACACAACAGGCGGTTGAAAGCGCAGGCCAAATATCCGGCACGCTGCTGATCCCTGAAGAGCCCGAAGCGTCGACAGCACTACTGCTTCCTGAAGAGCCCACCCCAGCCGGGCAGGCACAGGCATCCAAAACCCCGACCGCCGCCAAGACCCGCAAACTCTTCATCCGCACCTTCGGCTGCCAGATGAACGAATACGATTCGGACAAGATGGCCGACGTATTGCGTGAGGATCAAGGCGTCGAGATCACCCAGAACCCGGACGAAGCCGACATCATCCTTTTCAACACCTGTTCCGTGCGCGAGAAAGCGCAGGAAAAAGTGTTCTCGGACCTGGGGCGGGTGCAGCACCTGAAGCAGAGCAACCCCAACCTCATCATCGGCGTGGGCGGCTGCGTGGCCAGCCAGGAAGGCGAAGCCATCATCAAGCGCGCCTCCTACGTCGACGTGGTGTTCGGGCCGCAGACCCTGCACCGCCTGCCGCAGCTTATTGCGCAGCGCCGCCAGTCGGGCCGCTCGCAGGTCGACATCAGCTTTCCCGAGATCGAGAAATTCGACGCCATGCCGCCGGCCCGCGTCGAAGGCCCTGCAGCCTTCGTCTCCATCATGGAAGGCTGCAGCAAGTATTGCAGCTTCTGTGTCGTGCCCTACACGCGCGGCGCCGAGGTATCGCGCCCGTTTGACGACGTGCTGATGGAAGTTGCCGACCTGGCCGACCAGGGGGTGAAGGAAGTCACCCTGCTGGGCCAGAACGTGAATGCCTACCGCGGCCCCATGGGCGATGGCCCCGAGATCGCCGACTTCGCGATGCTGCTGGAATATGTGCATGAAATTCCCGGCATCGAACGCATACGCTACACCACCTCGCATCCCAAGGAAATGACCTCGCGGCTGATCGAAGCGCACGGTTCGCTGCCCAAGCTGGTGCCCTTCCTGCACCTGCCTGTGCAGGCCGGCAGCGACACCATCCTGGCGGCGATGAAGCGCGGCTACACGACGCTGGAGTTCAAGTCCATTGTGCGGCGGCTGCGCGCGGTGCGTCCCGACATGACGCTGTCGTCCGATTTCATTGTCGGCTTCCCGGGCGAAACCGAAGCCGAGTTCCAGAAAACCCTGGACCTGATCCGGCATGTCGGATTCGACCAGTCCTTCTCTTTCGTCTATTCCCGCCGGCCCGGCACGCCCGCCGCCGACCTGGACGACGACACGCCCAAAGAGGTCAAGCTGGAGCGCCTGCATCGCTTGCAGGCCCTGATCAACGAACAGGCCAATGCCATCAGCCAGTCCATGGTGGGCGGCATTCAGCGCATCCTGGTCGAAAAGCCCTCGCGGCGCGATCCCAATGAACTCTCGGGCCGCACCGAGAACAACCGCATCGTCAACTTCGTGGGCCAGCCGCGCCTCATCGGCCAGATGGTCGACGTGCGTATCACGCATACCATGACCAATTCCCTGAAGGGTGAAATCGTGATCAGCGGGGAACGCGCATGA
- a CDS encoding c-type cytochrome, translating to MKRFALSAAAGLLWMGMAGASWAEGADPQQLEKGKALFMTGAVPACAVCHTLSDAGASGAIGPDLDELKPDAARIKKVLQEGMGVMPSFADTLDEASMDAIAAYVVHATGGGK from the coding sequence ATGAAGCGTTTTGCGTTATCGGCCGCAGCAGGCTTGTTATGGATGGGCATGGCGGGGGCCAGTTGGGCGGAGGGCGCCGACCCCCAGCAGTTGGAGAAGGGCAAGGCTCTGTTCATGACGGGCGCCGTGCCTGCCTGTGCGGTGTGCCACACCCTGAGCGACGCCGGGGCAAGCGGGGCCATCGGCCCGGACCTTGACGAACTCAAGCCCGATGCGGCGCGCATCAAAAAGGTGTTGCAGGAAGGCATGGGCGTCATGCCTTCCTTTGCCGATACCCTGGACGAAGCCTCCATGGATGCCATAGCGGCTTATGTCGTGCACGCGACGGGCGGCGGAAAGTAA